From the genome of Victivallis lenta:
CAGCACGCCGAAAAACAACACCACAGCGGCCGGAACGCCGAAAACCGTACCGGCGTCGAGCCAGAAGTAATCCGAAACGACCGCCGGGCGCCCGTCGTTGACCAGCAGCGACGCGCTACGGAACACCACCATCGTCCCGAGCGTGGCAAGAAACGGCATAAGCTTCAGCCGGGCAATGAGTTCTCCATTCAGAAACCCGGCGGCTCCCCCGGTCAGGACACCGAGCACGGTGCCGGCCGCGATCGCCCAGCCGTTGAGCGGAACGTAGATGCCGTTTTCGATCGCGACGAGCCCGGCCCCCGAAAAGACCAGCATCGAAACCGCCGACACGATCGCGCACAGCGAGAGCATCGCCCCGACCGAAAGGTCGATCCCGGCGATGATGACGACGAAAGTCATGCCGACCGCCGCGATCCCGGTCACCGAAGCGCCGCGCAGGATGTTCAGCAGATTCCGGACGGAAAGAAAATGCTCCGGAGCAAGCACGCTCCAGAGAGCGAAAATCAGGACCAGTGTGCAGAAAGGAAACAGTTGCCGGCTGTATCGACTCATTTTTTCAACTCCCCCGACCTTACAGGTCGTCTACGGCGGCGAGGTGCATAACCTCCTCCGGCGTACTTTCTTTCGTATTCAGATTCCCCGCCATCCGGCCGTTGCGCATGACGAGGATGCGGTCGGTCACCCCGAACAATTCATTCAGATTCGACGAGATGAGCAGAATCGTCCGTCCCCGCTTCGCGAATTTCAGCATCATCTCATAAATCTGCCGCCGGACTTCAACGCCGACGCCGCGGGTCGGTTCGTCCAGAATCAGCAGTTCCGCCCCGGAGATCATCCAGCGGGCGATCTGGATCTTCCGTCGCGTCCCCGCGTCGAGCTCGGCTCCCCGTGTCCGCGCGGAGGGCCAGCCGAATCCGAAACGGCGGCCGAACCGTTCACCGATGCGCCGCTCCCGCCACGGCGGAGCGAAAAAACGCATGCCGAAACGGACGTAGCCCGCCAGCAGCAGATTCGCCGCCCCCGACAGGCACGGGATGATCCCGTACCAGGTGCGGTCGTCCGGTACAAAGGCGATTTTTCTCTTCAGCGCTTCGCGCGGCGAGCGGAT
Proteins encoded in this window:
- a CDS encoding ABC transporter permease; its protein translation is MSRYSRQLFPFCTLVLIFALWSVLAPEHFLSVRNLLNILRGASVTGIAAVGMTFVVIIAGIDLSVGAMLSLCAIVSAVSMLVFSGAGLVAIENGIYVPLNGWAIAAGTVLGVLTGGAAGFLNGELIARLKLMPFLATLGTMVVFRSASLLVNDGRPAVVSDYFWLDAGTVFGVPAAVVLFFGVLVVGGFLLQYTTFGRYVRALGSSPLTALHAGIDVTRLKVGVYTICGILVGVAALVRMSRVGAANPSSAGVGLELDVIAAVLIGGASPTGGRGTMVGTLIGVLFVALLRNGMTLLDISSYWQLMTVGLLVLAALAQDRFETLRIDPAK